The window AGGCCGTTCTTCTCCAGCGTGACCACACCCTTGCGGGAGAACAGGTAGGCCACCGAGCCGGGGTCGGCCATGTTGCCGCCGTTGCGGGTCATCGCGACACGGACCTCGCCGGCGGCGCGGTTGCGGTTGTCGGTCAGGCACTCCACCAGCACCGCCACCCCATTGGGGCCGTAGCCCTCGTAGGTGATGTTCTGCCAGTCGGCGCCGCCGGCTTCCTCACCGGCGCCGCGCTTGCGGGCGCGCTCGATGTTGTCGTTGGGCACCGAGGACTTCTTTGCCTTCTGGATGGCGTCGTAGAGAGTCGGGTTGCCGCCGGGGTCGCCGCCGCCGACGCGGGCCGCGACCTCGATGTTCTTGATCAACTTGGCGAACATCTTGCCGCGCTTCGCGTCGACGACGGCCTTCTTGTGCTTGGTGGTGGCCCATTTGGAATGGCCGCTCATCGTGGTACTTCCTCTTCCTTGCCGAATACCGCGCCGAAGCGTCGTGACCCGACGAGTCTACGTGCTGGGGAACTGGGGTCAGGCCGAGCCGGTGACGATGTCGACGAAAAGCGCGTGCACGCGACGGTCGCCGGTCATCTCGGGGTGGAACGCAGTGGCCAGCACGGCGCCGTGGCGCACCGCGACGATATGGTCGCCGGCGCGGGCCAGTACCTGCACGTCCGGCCCCACCCGCTCGACCCACGGTGCACGGATGAAGACCGCGTGTGCGGGCCCGTCGAGCCCTTCGAACTCGATATCGCCCTCGAACGAGTCGACCTGGCGGCCGAAAGCGTTGCGCCGCACGGTCATATCGATGGCGCGCAGCGACACGGCCTCGCGGCCGGGAGCGCCCGCGTCGAGAATCTCGCTGGCCAGCAGGATCATGCCGGCACACGAACCGTAGGCGGGCATACCGCCGGCCAGGCGTTCACGCAGGGGTTCGAGCAGGTCGAACTCGCGCAGCAGGTGGCTCATGGTCGTCGACTCCCCGCCGGGGATCACCAGCGCATCGACGGCCTCGAGCTCACTGCGCCGGCGCACCGTCGGCGCCTCGGCACCGGCCTCGCGCAAAGCGGCCAGGTGCTCGCGGGTGTCGCCCTGCAGGGCCAGCACACCGACCCGGACACTCATGGCGTCGCGGGACAGCCGCGCCGGTAGCGGGTCAGTCCCTCCTGCATGACGGTCGCCACCATCTCGCCGCATCGGTTGAAGATCCGGCCGTGGGTCAGCGCGCGGCCGCCGCACGCCGACGGCGAGGACTGGTCGTAGAGCAGCCATTCGTCGGCGCGCAACGGCCGCATGAACCACATCGCGTGATCCAGCGAGGCGACATCGAGGTGTTGGCGCACCTCGGCGTGATTCACCTGCGCTGAGCCGAGCAGGGTCAGATCACTCATGTACGCCAGCGCACAGAT is drawn from Candidatus Mycolicibacterium alkanivorans and contains these coding sequences:
- the pdxT gene encoding pyridoxal 5'-phosphate synthase glutaminase subunit PdxT, whose translation is MSVRVGVLALQGDTREHLAALREAGAEAPTVRRRSELEAVDALVIPGGESTTMSHLLREFDLLEPLRERLAGGMPAYGSCAGMILLASEILDAGAPGREAVSLRAIDMTVRRNAFGRQVDSFEGDIEFEGLDGPAHAVFIRAPWVERVGPDVQVLARAGDHIVAVRHGAVLATAFHPEMTGDRRVHALFVDIVTGSA
- a CDS encoding YebC/PmpR family DNA-binding transcriptional regulator, whose product is MSGHSKWATTKHKKAVVDAKRGKMFAKLIKNIEVAARVGGGDPGGNPTLYDAIQKAKKSSVPNDNIERARKRGAGEEAGGADWQNITYEGYGPNGVAVLVECLTDNRNRAAGEVRVAMTRNGGNMADPGSVAYLFSRKGVVTLEKNGLTEDDVLLAVLEAGAEEVNDLGDSFEIVSEPGDLVAVRTALQDAGMDYDSAEASFQPSVTVPVDLEGARKVLKLVDALEDSDDVQDVFTNIDIPDDVAGQLDED